The genomic stretch TCCATGAGCCGCGACAGGTCGTTCGGGCTCACATAGAAGGTGTCCGTTTCGCCCACCGCAGGCTCGACCGTCACCACGTACCGCGAGATACGCCCCCCATTCAATGGAGGCTCCGTCCACGACAGAAGCACCGTGCCGTCGCCTGGCGTGGCGGTGAAGTTCCCCGGCATCCCCGGCGCGGGATATGGCGTGGCCTGATCCTGAGTCGAATAATCACTCATCCCAGCCTCATTCCGGCTGTGGACCACGAGCAAATAGAGCACTCCGTTCCGAAGCCCCGTCGCAACGAAGCGCGTATCCGTGTTCGTTTCAGTCCGGGTCGAGGCGCCGCCAACCACACCCATGATCTCGACGCGGTAACCGATGAGGGGGCAGCCCCCGGTCTCCACCGGCGCGAGCCAGGTGAGGGTGAGCTGCCCATCCCCGGGCGCGGCCATCAACGTCGTCGGCGCTCCTGGCAGGCCACAGGGCCGCTGCGCCTCGAACTCCGCGGGCGCCCCCTCTCCCTGCGCATTGATCGCGATGACGACGACGCGATACGGCGTGCCCGTGGACAGGTTCCTGAACCAGTGCAAGGTCTCCGTCGTATCGGCGGTCTGGACCACCGAGTCCCCCTCCCGCAGGACCAGCCGGTACCCGGTAATGGGGCTGCCGCCCGTGTCCCCTGGCTCCCAGCCGAACGCCAGCGCGGTCGCGGTCCGGTTGTGCACCCACAACCGGGGCGCGCCAGGGACGGACACCGGCGTCACCGCGACCGGCGCGGACTCCGGCCCCGCAACCACCGCGTTGGCAGCCGCCACGGTGACTTGATAGTCGGTGCCGTTGATGAGTCCTGAAACGGCGGCGTGCAGCTCCGTTGATGCCTGTGTCGCTACCACCGTCTCTCCCTGCCGGACGGTGACGGTGTAGCCGGTGATGGGCATGTCCGTCGCCTCGGGAGGGCTCCAGGCCACATTGGCACTGCGGTCTCCCGGCGTCGCGGTGACCTCGCGCGGTGCTCCCGGAATCACGCGGGGCGTGACGGCCTCGGAAGGCGCGGACGCGGGCCCTTCGCCCTGCGCATTGATGGCCACGACGACCAGCG from Myxococcus xanthus encodes the following:
- a CDS encoding fibronectin type III domain-containing protein, yielding MSATPGDSLVTATWSAPEDAGDSPIQRYEVRALRNGVVAHTLEGTSTSLTLTGLTNGETYTLVVVAINAQGEGPASAPSEAVTPRVIPGAPREVTATPGDRSANVAWSPPEATDMPITGYTVTVRQGETVVATQASTELHAAVSGLINGTDYQVTVAAANAVVAGPESAPVAVTPVSVPGAPRLWVHNRTATALAFGWEPGDTGGSPITGYRLVLREGDSVVQTADTTETLHWFRNLSTGTPYRVVVIAINAQGEGAPAEFEAQRPCGLPGAPTTLMAAPGDGQLTLTWLAPVETGGCPLIGYRVEIMGVVGGASTRTETNTDTRFVATGLRNGVLYLLVVHSRNEAGMSDYSTQDQATPYPAPGMPGNFTATPGDGTVLLSWTEPPLNGGRISRYVVTVEPAVGETDTFYVSPNDLSRLMEGLVNGTTYTFTIRADNRAGQGPTATTQATPMAP